In the genome of Methylotenera mobilis JLW8, the window GGCTATAGACTCAACCTGGAAACCTTGTGCAGGATAACAAACTTCAGGGTAGTGCAATGCCGTAACGTCACTCTGATCAGGGCCGTAAGCAATTGAAAGCATGACACGCTGGTTTTTATTGTTCACGTATGTACGCGACAGCGTCTGGGTGTAGATTTTATCTAATGTTTCCTTAATCTGCGGGTTAATAATTTGAGCAGTCTTTGACTGTTCAACTTTCCAGTCGCCAAATTGGCTAGGTATCATTTCCTCGATGACGACCAATTCCCCATGATCGGCCATACGATAGGTAGGCCGCATGACGACAGCAACTACCATTGCGATGATTAATGACAGTGCAATTAACGCATTTCTCCAGACGCGTTCACTCATTGAGACATACAACCTTTGCTACGCTCTAAATATGTAGAACCAAACCATTTAGATAAATACTGCAGCAGAGAGTCCACAAGCATAATTAACAATAAAGCTACAACGAATAACAGCAAGCCTGC includes:
- the epsI gene encoding exosortase-associated protein EpsI, B-type, coding for MSERVWRNALIALSLIIAMVVAVVMRPTYRMADHGELVVIEEMIPSQFGDWKVEQSKTAQIINPQIKETLDKIYTQTLSRTYVNNKNQRVMLSIAYGPDQSDVTALHYPEVCYPAQGFQVESIAQAKLDTDFGDIRIKRLVTSNNTRSEPLIYWTTVGDKVVRGAREAKLAQLQYGFQGIVPDGIVFRVSSISSSAEEAFLLQKSFVSALVKSLSAEDRARVAGLH